One segment of Setaria viridis chromosome 4, Setaria_viridis_v4.0, whole genome shotgun sequence DNA contains the following:
- the LOC117852180 gene encoding vacuolar protein sorting-associated protein 32 homolog 2, with protein MSGVFGKVFGKSKQQSQATALASLDKLNETLEMLEKKENLLVKKANLEVEKAKNFTKAKNKRAAIQCLKRKRLYEQQIEQLGNFQLRIHDQMIMLEAAKATTETVDALRTGASAMKAMHKSTNIDDVDKTMDEINDNMENMRQIQDLLSAPMGAAADFDEDELEAELADLEGEELEAELLAPTTTAPTTAPVRVPTAQQSARPSAQSSKAEDDELAALQAEMAM; from the exons ATGTCGGGCGTGTTCGGCAAGGTGTTTGGGAAGTCCAAGCAGCAGAGCCAGGCCACCGCGCTGGCCTCGCTCGACAAGCTAAACGAG ACACTCGAAATgttggaaaagaaggaaaatttgCTAGTGAAAAAGGCAAATCTTGAGGTTGAGAAGGCCAAGAATTTCACCAAAGCCAAGAATAAGAGAG CCGCAATACAATGCTTAAAGAGGAAGAGGTTGTATGAGCAACAAATTGAGCAGCTTGGAAATTTCCAGCTAAGGATACATGATCAG ATGATTATGCTAGAAGCCGCAAAAGCTACAACAGAGACTGTGGATGCGTTGAGAACTGGAGCATCAGCAATGAAAGCTATGCACAAATCAAC AAATATTGATGATGTTGACAAAACCATGGACGAAATCAATGACAATATGGAGAACATGAGACAAATTCAGGATCTATTGTCAGCACCTATGGGAGCAGCGGCTGATTTTGATGAG GATGAACTGGAAGCTGAACTTGCGGATCTGGAGGGGGAGGAGTTGGAGGCAGAACTGCTTGCACCTACCACGACTGCTCCTACCACCGCTCCAGTGCGTGTGCCTACTGCACAGCAGTCCGCTCGTCCATCTGCACAGAGTAGTAAAGCCGAAGATGATGAACTGGCAGCTCTACAAGCAGAAATGGCTATGTAA